In the genome of Streptomyces fagopyri, the window CCTTGGTACTGCCACCGGGATCCACAGTGCTGGAGGCAGGCTCCAGCGAAGTCCATAGGCTCACCTGTCGACGCTATGGCCATGGGTGGGCTCGCGTCAGCAGGCGTCGGGGCACGGTGCGTGCCCCGAAGGGCCGCGGCCGACTGCCCTTTCCCGACGGCCCGAACTGCCCTCCGCGGTAGCGAGGTCGGCCGCCGGTGGCGTCAGGTGGGGTGCACGATGTCCCATTCCTGGTCGTCCGTGTTGCTGCAGAAGTAGATCGTCAGCGGGGTGTCGTCGCCGCCGGTGCTGTAGCCGGAGACGTCCAGGCACAGGTGGTTGCTGGAGTAGTTACGGATCCAGTAGTGGCCGCTCTCCTGGCTGTCCAGCCACCACAGCTGGTTGTCGGCGGTCGTGCCGTCGCACTGGAACTCGAACACCCCCGTCCGCGGCGGCTTGGCACCGTAGTCGGGCAGGTCCATGCACAGTTGGTCCTTGACGTTGCGGATCTGGAAGAGGTCCGACTTCTCGGGCCCGCCGCCCTTCCCACGCACTTCGAGGTCCCAGAGCTGGTTGTCACGGGAGGTGCCGTCGCACACGAACTCCCGCACCGGACCGGTCGGTTGCCCCTTGTCGTAACCCGGGATGTCGGCACACTTCTTGGTCGTGACGTTCCGCAGTACGACACCGGACGCGGGCAGCGGCCCGGTCGCCTTCTTCTTCGTCGCCTTGGGACTGGCCACCGCACCACCGCCTCCCGCGCCCCCGCTCCCGCCGTTCTCCGGCGTCTGCTGCGCCTGGGGCGGAGCCGACTCCTGGACCGGATCCGGACTCGGCGCCACCGAGAGGCTCGGGGTGGGTGCGGGAAGAGTACTGATCCCCGCTTCCTGGAGTTTCTCGGTGGCGGCGCTGCGGACCTGTGGCTTGTACGCCAGCCACAGCATCACGAAGGTGATCGCGAGGGCCATGAACACGCCCAGGAACGTGGCGAGCCAGCGCGGCAAGAACCCGCGCTGCACATAAGTCCCCTCCACCGACTGCGACTTGACCCCGGACCGCTGCACCGCCAGCGAATACGGCCGCTGCTCCTTCGAACCGAACCAGATGATCTGCCGCGGCTTCAACGTCGCCCTGACGAAAGCGGCCCGCCCCGGCTCGATCTGGACGCTGCCCGGATGAATGTCGTACGAGAGATGATCCCCGTTGTCACTGCCACTGATCGACGCCGTCAGCTTCGTGTTGCCGAGATTGTCCACGGCCAGCCTGGGCCGCCCCCGGAAACGCCCCTTGACCGTGGGCGGCACCAACTCGGCCCGCACCTCGGTGAACGGAGTGATGGTGAGGTTCCCCTCGGGAACGGTCGTCGCCTCGGGGTGCTCGGTCGGCGTGATCCGTACCGCGTAGGCGTTGGAGCCCGCCGCCGCGTCGGAGGTACGGGGCGGCGCGAACGTCAGCTCCACCGTCCCCGTCGTCCCCGGATACAGCCGCAGCGTCCCCGGCTCCACCGTCGTCCAGGGCGCGATGTCACCCACCGGCTCGAAACGGTACTCGTCGACGATGTCACCGGTGTTGCGCAGGCGCAGCCGTACGCGCGTGCTGGCGCCCGGGTCCACGGTCGCGGACGCGGGTTCGAGGGAGGTCCACATGCTCACTGCCCGGACGCTAGCCGCGACGACGACGCGGGTCAGCAGTCACAGGGGAACGGTCGCCGGACGAACAGGCAGGTGAGAGTGGCCTCGTGGGCAGTCACGCCCGCACCTCGGCCGCACCGCCCGGCCCCGTCGCGCGACCCCCTCCTCCCGCGGCCATGGGCTGGTTCGCGGGAGCCGGCCGGGCCCGCGAGCGGCTGTCAGCGCCGGGGCAGCGTCCCCCCGGTCGCCACGAAGACGAACTGCGCGTAGGAGTCGGCGTTCATAAGGGCCCGGCGACCCATGGCGTACCAGTTGAGCTGCTTCGCGGGGTGAGCCGACTCATCCTGGCCGGTGTACTGGTCCGCGTCCCGGGCGACCCGCTTGCCCAGCCGGTCCGCCGAGTACTCGGCGAGTTGCCGCTGACTCCATTCCAGTGACTCGGCCGTTCCCACATCAGCCCGGTCCTCGGCGAGCTCGTGCTCGTAGGAGCTGTACTGGTAGTCGAGCGTGCCGGCGAACCGGTGCGTGGCCTCGTGGATGATGTACCAGACGTTCTCACCGAGGGGCCGCAGGTTGATCGCGCCCTCGCGCCCCGCGTCCATGGTCGGCAGTTCCTCGCTCTTCATGTCGTGCGGTTTGAGGCGTTCGCCGACGGTGGGGGCCACCCACCCGGCCACGTTGGGCTGGTTGGAGCCGAGCGCACCGAGGTCGTACCAGGCGGTCTCCCCGGCCAGCGCGATCTGCGCGCCCTCCGCGTCCAGGCCGGTCCGGACCCGGCGGAGCACTTCGGCGATGTGTGACAGGAGCGGCCGGATCTCCTGCGGTGTGGCCCGCTGGAAGGCGGGGAAGGCCGACCGGAGCGCGTCGAGCGCCCGGCCGCTGGGCGCGGCGCTGCCACTCACCATGGTGATGGCCGTCGCCAGTCGCCTCTTGGTCTCCACCAGCGCCTTGCGCACATGGGCCTCGCGCTCCTTGTAGGCGGTGCCGTCCTGGTGTGCCTGTGGCGTGTCGGGGATGCTGCCGCGCTGTGAGAAGGCGACGTTGCCGCTGCCGAAGTGACGCCCGGTGGTGTCGTCGAACGTGTCACCGTGATGCGCGCCGGACCCGACGCCCAACTGCGCCGAGGTGGCGGTGGCGGCCGGGTTGCCCTCGTCCTGCCAGACGCCCGGCTGCCGCCCGCCCATGCCGTCGTGGGTCCGGGTGCTGGCGTTGTACGTCCAGACCGTGCGCTGGATGGCCGGCGCTCCGGACACCGCCCCCGGCCCGTCGCCGCCCGCGCCGTCGGCGACCGCGCGCTGGACCGGCGGTGCCCCGCTCATCACCCGCCGGGCGTTCTCCTCCGCCTGGACCTCGGCCCAGTCCCCGGTGTCGGACACCATCAGTCCGGAGCCGTTGTCGGTGCCGGGCACGGGACCCCGGCTCTGCTGGCGGTAGTGGTCCAGCTCATGGGCGAGTACGTGCTTGTCCTGACCGTCCCAGACCACGTCGGCTCCGGAGGTGAACGCCTTCGCGCCGATCCGGGCCGCCGCCTGCCGGGCCGCCGAGTCGGTGTGGACGCGCACGCCGCTGAAGTCCTCCCCGCCGTAACGGCCTTCCATCTCGGCCCGCAGCGGGGCGTCCAGCGGCCGGCCGGGAGAGCGCAGCACCTCGTGGACCGCGGAGCGCTGCACAGAGGGCCCGTGGCCGCAGTTCGCGTCGTGGTCGTGGCGCTGCTCCGCGACGGCGCGGGCCACCGCCGCGTTGCCCGCGGCCCGCTGCAGCACCTGGAGCCGGCCGGCGGGCCCCGGCGCGGCGGCCCGGGCGGCCCGGCCGGCCGCACCCGCCCGGCCACGGGTCTGGTCGGTGTCCTTGTCCTGTGCGTGCACTGGGACTCCCCTCGAACGCGGGTGCAGCAGCCTCCAAGGCCTACCGGACGAAGGGGGCCGGGGGAACGAACTCCGGGGCAACGATGAGGGCAACAGCGCGGACGGCACGTCGGGTTGCCCCTGCGGGCAACAGAACTGCCCCCGCACAGGTACCGCAGGACGTTTCGGGGGACGCGCTTCGCGCGTGAGGGTGAATGACGTCCCATCTCGTACCCCGAGGAGAGCAGAGCATGCCGTCCTACCTGTCGCCGGGCGTCTACGTCGAGGAGGTGGCCAGCGGCTCCCGTCCGATCGAGGGTGTGGGCACTTCGGTGGCGGCCTTCGTGGGGCTCGCCCCGGCGGGGCCGCTCAACGAGCCGACGCTGGTGACCAACTGGACGCAGTACGTGGCGGCCTTCGGTGAGTTCACCGACGGGTACTACCTCGCGCACTCCGTCTACGGCTTCTTCAACAACGGTGGGTCCGCCGCCTATGTCGTCCGGGTCGGCGGGACGCCCGGTGGCGTGAACGGCGACGCGTCCGCTCCGGCCGCGGTGACGGGATCCGCGGCGCAGGCCGCGCTGCCGCCCGGCGAGCCGAAGCAGCTCGGCACCTTCACGGTCAGCGCCGTCGCGGGCGGTTCGCTCAGCGTCGAGGTCGCCGACCCCGAGGGCGAGGGCCCCGCCGAGCGCTTCCGGCTGATCGTCAAGGACGGCGAGAAGCCCGTCGAGACCTTCGACGTGACCGCCAAGAAGGGCGGCCGCAACTACGTGGTCACGCAGGTGAAGGAGCGTTCCAGGCTCATCGCCGTGCAGGAGGCCGCACCCGCCGCGCAGTTGGTCCGGCCCGACAACCAGACGGTGGCGCTCGCCGCTCCGTCGCCTTCCGCGCCGGCCGTCCCGGCCGGCGAGCGGGACGGTCACCCCGGCCCCGCGCAGTACCTCGGTGACTCGGCCGACCGCACCGGCTTCGGCGGCCTGGAGGCCGTGGACGAGGTCTCGATGGTCGCCGTGCCCGACCTGATGGCCGCCTACCAGCGCGGCGCGATCGACCTGGAGGCCGTCAAGGCCGTCCAGCTCGGTCTGATCGCGCACTGCGAGCTCATGGGCGACCGGGTCGCGGTCATCGACCCGCCGCCGGGCCTCAACGCCCGCCAGATCCGCGTGTGG includes:
- a CDS encoding phage tail sheath subtilisin-like domain-containing protein produces the protein MPSYLSPGVYVEEVASGSRPIEGVGTSVAAFVGLAPAGPLNEPTLVTNWTQYVAAFGEFTDGYYLAHSVYGFFNNGGSAAYVVRVGGTPGGVNGDASAPAAVTGSAAQAALPPGEPKQLGTFTVSAVAGGSLSVEVADPEGEGPAERFRLIVKDGEKPVETFDVTAKKGGRNYVVTQVKERSRLIAVQEAAPAAQLVRPDNQTVALAAPSPSAPAVPAGERDGHPGPAQYLGDSADRTGFGGLEAVDEVSMVAVPDLMAAYQRGAIDLEAVKAVQLGLIAHCELMGDRVAVIDPPPGLNARQIRVWRQETAGYDSKYAALYYPWIKAFDPATGQTRMIPPSGHVAGIWARNDSERGVHKAPANEVVRGAVDLELQITRGEQDLLNPIGVNCIRAFPGRGIRVWGARTMSSDPAWRYLNIRRYFNYLEESILIGTQWVVFEPNDHALWARIRRNVSAFLVNEWRNGALFGSRPEEAYYVKCDEETNPPESVDLGRVICEIGIAPVKPAEFVIFRLAQFSSGNGELEE
- a CDS encoding RICIN domain-containing protein encodes the protein MSMWTSLEPASATVDPGASTRVRLRLRNTGDIVDEYRFEPVGDIAPWTTVEPGTLRLYPGTTGTVELTFAPPRTSDAAAGSNAYAVRITPTEHPEATTVPEGNLTITPFTEVRAELVPPTVKGRFRGRPRLAVDNLGNTKLTASISGSDNGDHLSYDIHPGSVQIEPGRAAFVRATLKPRQIIWFGSKEQRPYSLAVQRSGVKSQSVEGTYVQRGFLPRWLATFLGVFMALAITFVMLWLAYKPQVRSAATEKLQEAGISTLPAPTPSLSVAPSPDPVQESAPPQAQQTPENGGSGGAGGGGAVASPKATKKKATGPLPASGVVLRNVTTKKCADIPGYDKGQPTGPVREFVCDGTSRDNQLWDLEVRGKGGGPEKSDLFQIRNVKDQLCMDLPDYGAKPPRTGVFEFQCDGTTADNQLWWLDSQESGHYWIRNYSSNHLCLDVSGYSTGGDDTPLTIYFCSNTDDQEWDIVHPT
- a CDS encoding eCIS core domain-containing protein, whose protein sequence is MHAQDKDTDQTRGRAGAAGRAARAAAPGPAGRLQVLQRAAGNAAVARAVAEQRHDHDANCGHGPSVQRSAVHEVLRSPGRPLDAPLRAEMEGRYGGEDFSGVRVHTDSAARQAAARIGAKAFTSGADVVWDGQDKHVLAHELDHYRQQSRGPVPGTDNGSGLMVSDTGDWAEVQAEENARRVMSGAPPVQRAVADGAGGDGPGAVSGAPAIQRTVWTYNASTRTHDGMGGRQPGVWQDEGNPAATATSAQLGVGSGAHHGDTFDDTTGRHFGSGNVAFSQRGSIPDTPQAHQDGTAYKEREAHVRKALVETKRRLATAITMVSGSAAPSGRALDALRSAFPAFQRATPQEIRPLLSHIAEVLRRVRTGLDAEGAQIALAGETAWYDLGALGSNQPNVAGWVAPTVGERLKPHDMKSEELPTMDAGREGAINLRPLGENVWYIIHEATHRFAGTLDYQYSSYEHELAEDRADVGTAESLEWSQRQLAEYSADRLGKRVARDADQYTGQDESAHPAKQLNWYAMGRRALMNADSYAQFVFVATGGTLPRR